From one Rhizobium rosettiformans genomic stretch:
- a CDS encoding response regulator — protein sequence MKAVGKEVTIVMVEDDEGHARLIEKNVRRAGVSNEIVPFTNGTEALDYVLGTDRSGKVSEDRYLLILLDLNLPDMSGTDILDQIKSNPHTRRLPVVILTTTDDEREIQRCYDLGANVYITKPVDYDNFANAIRQLGLFFSVMQIP from the coding sequence ATGAAAGCCGTGGGTAAAGAAGTCACCATTGTTATGGTCGAAGACGACGAGGGTCATGCTCGTTTGATCGAAAAGAACGTACGCCGCGCTGGCGTCAGCAACGAGATCGTACCTTTTACCAACGGCACCGAGGCGCTGGACTATGTGCTGGGTACGGATCGTAGCGGCAAGGTTTCCGAAGATCGCTATTTGCTGATCCTGCTCGACCTCAATCTGCCTGATATGTCGGGCACCGATATTCTCGACCAGATTAAATCCAATCCGCACACGCGACGGCTCCCGGTCGTCATCCTCACGACGACGGATGACGAACGCGAAATCCAGCGCTGCTACGATCTCGGGGCCAATGTCTATATTACCAAACCTGTCGATTACGACAATTTCGCCAACGCCATTCGCCAGCTCGGACTGTTCTTCTCCGTCATGCAAATCCCCTGA
- a CDS encoding sensor histidine kinase translates to MSFSVLYIDDDAAIARLVQRHMGRLGHEVSHAENAEDALELLTTAGFDVVVLDHYLRQTTGHDVLGRMREAEIDVPVVYVTGSNEAQVAIEAIKAGAADYVIKTVSDDFLSLLSSAIEQTVANAQLRAAKARADEEIRLGKERAEALLAEVNHRVANSLALVASLLRLQISAARSDEVKAELAETQARITAIAGMHRSLYTSDDVSRVELDRYLNRLTVELYNSLHSAEKPVRLLLDADPISLSADKAVSVGMIVTELVTNAFKYAYAPGQAGDIRVHLKMRGDGEALLRVEDDGVGIDPQSAPKGTGLGSRIVKSMASTLGEGLHYLEGTQGTVAEVPLKLDSGA, encoded by the coding sequence ATGAGCTTCAGCGTTCTCTACATCGATGACGATGCTGCCATTGCCCGGCTGGTCCAGAGGCATATGGGCCGGCTCGGCCATGAGGTGTCGCATGCCGAGAACGCCGAAGACGCGCTTGAACTCCTGACGACCGCAGGGTTCGACGTCGTCGTACTCGATCATTACCTGCGCCAGACGACCGGCCACGATGTGCTCGGCCGCATGCGCGAGGCCGAGATCGATGTGCCGGTGGTCTATGTCACCGGATCGAACGAGGCGCAGGTGGCGATCGAGGCGATCAAGGCGGGTGCCGCTGACTATGTCATCAAGACGGTCAGCGACGACTTCCTGTCGCTCTTATCGAGCGCAATCGAGCAGACGGTCGCCAATGCCCAGCTGCGTGCAGCCAAAGCCCGCGCCGATGAAGAGATCCGGCTCGGCAAGGAACGCGCAGAGGCGCTGCTGGCCGAGGTCAACCATCGTGTCGCCAACTCGCTGGCGCTGGTCGCCAGCCTGCTCAGGCTGCAGATCTCGGCGGCCCGCAGCGACGAAGTGAAGGCGGAACTGGCGGAAACCCAGGCCCGTATCACGGCCATCGCCGGCATGCATCGCAGTCTTTACACCTCCGACGACGTCAGCCGGGTGGAGCTCGATCGTTACCTCAACCGACTTACCGTCGAGCTCTATAATTCGCTGCATAGCGCCGAAAAGCCCGTGCGCCTGCTGCTCGATGCGGATCCCATCTCCCTCAGCGCCGACAAGGCGGTTTCGGTCGGCATGATCGTCACGGAACTCGTCACCAACGCCTTCAAATATGCCTATGCGCCCGGACAGGCCGGCGATATCCGGGTGCATCTGAAGATGCGGGGCGATGGCGAGGCGCTGCTTCGGGTCGAGGATGACGGCGTCGGCATTGATCCGCAGAGCGCGCCGAAGGGAACCGGTCTCGGGAGCCGGATCGTCAAATCCATGGCCTCGACGCTGGGAGAAGGTTTGCACTATCTCGAAGGCACGCAAGGCACCGTTGCGGAAGTCCCACTC